The following proteins are encoded in a genomic region of Desulfobotulus mexicanus:
- a CDS encoding PilZ domain-containing protein has protein sequence MIRENRKWPRVYFSAKDEVAGEIRIKEELIFSARVLNISEGGLALSLETEPETSFKRGDRFQLKALKGKEMLVLTAPAVMEVRWVTVYEGFKKTGLGCAFLYMIPPDRNRIRRFMEKC, from the coding sequence ATGATAAGAGAAAACCGTAAATGGCCCAGGGTATATTTTTCCGCAAAGGATGAGGTGGCCGGTGAAATCCGGATTAAGGAAGAACTCATTTTTTCTGCCCGTGTTTTGAATATCAGTGAGGGTGGTCTTGCCCTAAGCCTTGAGACTGAACCGGAAACTTCCTTTAAGCGAGGGGATCGTTTTCAGCTGAAAGCTCTTAAGGGTAAGGAAATGCTGGTCCTGACGGCTCCTGCGGTGATGGAGGTGCGATGGGTAACCGTTTATGAAGGTTTTAAAAAGACGGGGCTTGGATGCGCTTTTCTTTATATGATTCCACCGGACAGAAACCGTATCCGCCGCTTTATGGAAAAATGCTGA
- a CDS encoding alanine/glycine:cation symporter family protein: protein MEAWLDRLETWVDIAGGFVWGAPLLVLLVGTGVWLTWALRGIQVSSLMHALYLALVKRKEDKKEEGDISHFQALMTALSATVGTGNIAGVATAIAIGGPGALFWMWVTGILGMATKYAEAVLAVAYREKDEKGQMRGGPMYYIAKGVGWKWMAVLFAFFASIAAFGIGNMVQSNSVADAVLSTFNIPVWVTGLVLMVLVATVVLGGIKTIGRVTSVLVPVMIVLYMLASIAVLLLFADQIPAAFGLIFTHAFSPIAATGGFAGSVLMLTIRMGVARGVFSNESGLGSAPIAAAAAQTGHPVTQALVSMTQTFIDTLVVCTLTGLVLILTGAWSSGATGASLTAGAFEMALPGLGSYIVTIGLILFAYSTMLGWCYYGEKSIEYLFGEKAVFPYRVVYVLFVAVGATLKLELVWGLADVFNGMMAFPNLIALLILTPVVVRYTKEYFEEVRS from the coding sequence ATGGAAGCATGGCTGGACAGGCTGGAAACCTGGGTGGATATTGCCGGTGGTTTTGTGTGGGGTGCGCCTTTGCTGGTGCTTCTTGTGGGAACCGGCGTATGGCTGACCTGGGCCTTGCGGGGCATTCAGGTTTCCTCACTCATGCATGCCTTGTATCTGGCTCTGGTCAAACGTAAGGAAGATAAGAAGGAAGAAGGGGATATTTCCCACTTTCAGGCCCTGATGACAGCCCTTTCCGCCACCGTGGGAACGGGTAATATTGCCGGTGTGGCCACGGCCATTGCCATTGGAGGACCAGGTGCCCTTTTCTGGATGTGGGTGACGGGTATTCTTGGTATGGCAACCAAGTACGCAGAGGCTGTACTTGCTGTGGCATACAGGGAAAAGGATGAAAAAGGACAGATGCGCGGCGGTCCCATGTATTATATTGCAAAGGGAGTGGGCTGGAAGTGGATGGCTGTTCTTTTTGCCTTCTTTGCCAGCATAGCCGCCTTTGGGATAGGTAATATGGTTCAGTCCAACTCCGTTGCGGATGCGGTTTTGTCCACCTTTAATATACCCGTATGGGTGACCGGGCTTGTGCTCATGGTTCTGGTGGCCACTGTGGTGCTGGGTGGCATTAAAACCATAGGTCGGGTTACCAGTGTGCTGGTTCCTGTGATGATAGTTTTATATATGCTGGCTTCCATCGCCGTACTTCTGCTTTTTGCAGATCAAATTCCTGCAGCCTTCGGTCTTATCTTTACCCACGCTTTCTCTCCCATTGCCGCCACCGGTGGCTTTGCCGGTTCCGTACTCATGCTGACCATTCGCATGGGTGTGGCAAGGGGTGTGTTTTCCAACGAATCCGGCCTCGGTAGTGCGCCCATTGCCGCTGCCGCAGCGCAGACAGGCCATCCTGTAACCCAGGCCCTTGTATCCATGACCCAGACCTTCATTGATACCCTGGTTGTCTGCACTCTGACAGGGCTTGTGCTTATCCTTACGGGGGCCTGGTCTTCCGGAGCTACCGGTGCTTCCCTCACCGCAGGGGCATTCGAGATGGCCCTGCCGGGCCTTGGATCTTATATTGTCACCATCGGACTTATTCTTTTTGCCTATTCCACCATGCTGGGCTGGTGTTATTACGGGGAAAAATCCATAGAATATCTTTTCGGTGAAAAGGCTGTTTTCCCCTATCGTGTTGTTTATGTGCTTTTTGTGGCTGTTGGTGCCACGCTTAAGCTGGAGCTGGTCTGGGGGCTTGCCGATGTCTTCAATGGGATGATGGCCTTTCCCAACCTGATTGCCCTTCTGATACTGACGCCAGTTGTGGTCCGCTATACAAAGGAATATTTTGAGGAAGTCCGGTCCTGA
- the nifS gene encoding cysteine desulfurase NifS, with amino-acid sequence MTPVYLDNNATTRVADEVIEAMLPYFTELYGNPSSMHTFGGQVAQKIQTARQQVASLLGAASSDEILFTSCGTESDAAAVHAALRAFPERKHLITSTVEHPAIKALFEKLAKEGFRITTIPVDTRGRLNMDLLEKSLDEDTAIVSMMWANNETGTLFPVEAIGKLCREKGILFHTDAVQAVGKIPMDLKTMPIDLLSLSGHKLHAPKGVGALYIRKGTPFTPYIVGGHQEHGRRAGTENVASIIGLGRACLMAEEKMAEENTRVRAMRDRLEKELLSRIPKCFVNGDLDARLPNTCSISFEYIEGEAILLMMNQYGICASSGSACTSGSLEPSHVLRAMGVPHTAAHGTIRFSLSIYNTEAEMDTVIEKLPPIVKRLRDMSPFWSDS; translated from the coding sequence ATGACCCCTGTTTATCTGGACAACAATGCCACCACCAGAGTGGCCGATGAGGTCATTGAGGCCATGCTCCCGTATTTTACAGAGCTTTATGGCAACCCCTCATCCATGCATACCTTTGGTGGTCAGGTGGCCCAAAAAATCCAGACGGCCCGACAGCAGGTGGCAAGCCTTCTGGGGGCAGCAAGCAGCGATGAGATTCTTTTCACCAGCTGCGGCACGGAATCAGACGCAGCAGCAGTCCATGCCGCACTCCGGGCCTTTCCGGAAAGAAAGCACCTGATAACCTCCACGGTGGAACATCCTGCCATCAAGGCCCTTTTTGAAAAGCTTGCCAAAGAAGGCTTTCGCATAACAACCATTCCCGTGGACACACGGGGCAGACTGAACATGGATCTGCTGGAAAAAAGCCTGGATGAAGATACAGCCATTGTCAGCATGATGTGGGCCAACAACGAAACCGGCACCCTCTTTCCCGTGGAAGCCATCGGAAAACTCTGCAGGGAAAAGGGCATTCTTTTCCATACGGATGCGGTACAGGCCGTGGGGAAGATTCCCATGGACCTTAAAACCATGCCCATTGATCTTTTATCCCTGTCCGGACACAAGCTCCATGCGCCCAAAGGTGTTGGTGCCCTGTACATCAGAAAAGGGACCCCCTTTACACCTTACATTGTTGGGGGCCATCAGGAACATGGTCGCAGGGCTGGCACGGAAAACGTGGCCTCCATCATCGGTCTGGGCAGGGCCTGCCTTATGGCCGAAGAAAAAATGGCCGAAGAAAACACAAGGGTCAGGGCCATGCGGGACCGCTTAGAAAAGGAGCTTCTCAGCCGTATTCCCAAATGCTTTGTCAACGGAGATCTGGATGCCCGCCTGCCCAATACCTGTTCCATCAGCTTTGAATACATTGAGGGAGAAGCCATCCTCCTGATGATGAACCAGTATGGCATCTGTGCCTCTTCCGGTTCCGCCTGTACATCGGGCTCCCTTGAACCCTCCCATGTACTCCGGGCCATGGGCGTTCCCCATACTGCAGCCCACGGCACCATCCGTTTCAGCTTGAGCATCTACAATACAGAGGCTGAAATGGATACTGTCATTGAAAAACTTCCACCCATTGTTAAACGCTTAAGGGATATGTCACCCTTCTGGTCGGACTCATGA
- a CDS encoding phosphoethanolamine transferase, protein MNIDKLKSISFRLCIHGLLALAIALCLMLPALIFNSFSPSNVIWFSEKYYWIFFGFALLLAACRSHTFIAVVLGLLCLLEITQFASLAYFGDYINPFWIHQMFIEAADVSQEALASTKNLYFVPLSALLPYASAFLLIYATKKARFKLPFMTILVALILIFPGIRMKVHSDSDDIFSFFPVISDPSLANSLQSYYAWLNFILIPGQDTENLPEFPPYQTENIPLLHEKMNVVVVMGESATPNHMSLYGYPRKTTPNLDALAAETDQLITKLGISAANATRSALPAFYTAQYHPLDTKPVQNQNTNLFTLAKKQGFKTFYISAQNINCLNGVNTKDIDFIAAFDHHRSLFSRKKDDGIIELLHQLELSDKNFIILHQRNSHSPYAVNYSHRPEFDVFSSENPTREQNHIDTYDNSILYSDWLYDEVIKYFKTMPESPPSYIFITSDHGEMFGENGLWGHNHMDMENFKVPLIYYGIHADPGFTGKIREEKVITHYQLSLYTAELLGTRIINPGEEEGIFYVNGVAAFGRSGYLRFRITEEGSIEEIELMR, encoded by the coding sequence ATGAATATTGATAAGCTTAAAAGCATAAGCTTCCGTCTCTGTATCCATGGACTTCTCGCCCTTGCCATTGCCCTCTGCCTAATGCTTCCCGCACTCATTTTCAACAGCTTCAGCCCAAGCAATGTCATCTGGTTCAGCGAAAAATATTACTGGATATTCTTCGGATTTGCCCTCCTTCTTGCAGCATGCAGAAGCCACACCTTCATTGCCGTTGTTTTAGGTCTTCTCTGCCTGCTTGAAATCACACAGTTCGCATCCCTTGCCTATTTTGGAGATTACATCAATCCCTTCTGGATTCATCAGATGTTCATCGAGGCTGCAGATGTAAGCCAGGAAGCCCTTGCCAGCACAAAAAACCTGTATTTTGTTCCCCTGTCTGCCCTTCTTCCCTATGCTTCTGCCTTTTTGCTTATTTATGCCACAAAAAAAGCCCGTTTTAAACTCCCCTTCATGACAATTCTTGTGGCCCTTATTCTTATCTTCCCCGGAATCAGGATGAAAGTCCACAGTGATTCCGATGACATTTTCAGTTTTTTCCCTGTAATATCTGACCCTTCCCTTGCAAACAGCCTGCAAAGCTATTACGCATGGCTGAATTTTATCCTGATCCCCGGACAGGATACAGAAAATCTGCCTGAATTTCCTCCCTACCAGACCGAAAACATCCCACTTCTCCATGAAAAAATGAATGTGGTTGTGGTCATGGGAGAAAGTGCCACGCCCAATCATATGTCCCTTTACGGTTATCCCAGAAAAACAACCCCGAATCTGGATGCCCTTGCCGCAGAAACGGACCAGCTCATTACAAAACTGGGTATTTCTGCAGCCAATGCGACACGCTCTGCCCTTCCCGCCTTTTATACGGCCCAGTATCATCCCCTGGATACAAAGCCCGTACAGAATCAGAATACCAACCTCTTTACACTGGCAAAAAAGCAGGGCTTCAAAACCTTTTATATATCAGCCCAGAACATCAACTGCCTGAATGGGGTTAATACTAAGGACATCGATTTTATTGCCGCCTTTGACCACCACAGAAGCCTTTTTTCCCGAAAAAAAGACGATGGCATCATAGAACTTTTGCATCAGCTCGAACTTTCCGACAAAAACTTCATCATACTGCACCAGAGAAACTCCCACAGTCCCTATGCCGTAAATTACAGCCACCGCCCGGAATTTGATGTTTTCTCCTCGGAAAATCCGACAAGGGAACAAAACCACATCGATACCTATGATAACTCCATCCTCTACAGTGACTGGCTCTATGATGAGGTCATAAAATATTTCAAGACCATGCCGGAAAGTCCCCCCTCCTATATTTTCATAACATCAGATCATGGTGAAATGTTTGGAGAAAACGGTCTGTGGGGCCATAACCACATGGACATGGAAAATTTCAAAGTCCCCCTTATTTATTATGGTATCCATGCAGATCCCGGCTTCACCGGGAAAATCAGGGAAGAGAAGGTCATCACCCATTACCAGCTCAGCCTTTATACTGCCGAACTGCTCGGCACACGAATCATCAATCCCGGAGAAGAAGAGGGTATTTTCTATGTCAACGGCGTGGCTGCCTTTGGAAGAAGCGGGTATCTCAGGTTCCGCATTACAGAGGAAGGCAGCATTGAGGAAATTGAACTCATGCGGTAA
- a CDS encoding TetR/AcrR family transcriptional regulator encodes MRKRQNAQERKPVILDAFYDAIREEGIENASVAKVAARADIHPSLVIHYFGTKEQMLMELVDRVLEVYGQLIGRLPKDGPAEQRLLVILSTIWGPSWYGAVALSVVYSFLAIARRNREVARRVDHLYGRYRRFLEREVHAAKDAGIIRSKDVSGAVSALLALSEGSHYFRHHLGDNEENHRKAMIRAALAILDASPETLALYEGGFDCGGVDSP; translated from the coding sequence TTGAGAAAAAGACAGAATGCCCAGGAAAGAAAACCCGTGATACTGGATGCTTTTTATGATGCGATCCGGGAAGAGGGGATAGAAAATGCTTCCGTTGCCAAGGTGGCAGCCCGGGCTGACATCCATCCCAGCCTTGTGATTCATTATTTCGGCACTAAAGAACAGATGCTCATGGAGCTGGTGGACCGGGTACTGGAAGTGTATGGGCAGCTCATTGGCCGCCTGCCCAAGGACGGTCCGGCCGAGCAGCGTCTTCTCGTGATTCTGTCCACCATATGGGGACCTTCCTGGTATGGGGCCGTTGCCCTTTCAGTGGTATATTCCTTTCTGGCCATTGCCCGCAGAAACAGGGAAGTTGCAAGGCGGGTGGATCATCTTTACGGGAGATACCGTCGCTTTCTGGAGCGGGAGGTCCATGCGGCAAAGGATGCGGGTATCATAAGGTCAAAGGATGTGTCCGGTGCTGTGTCCGCCCTGCTGGCCTTAAGTGAGGGTTCCCATTATTTCAGGCACCACCTTGGAGACAATGAAGAAAATCACAGAAAAGCCATGATTCGTGCGGCCCTTGCAATTCTGGATGCCAGCCCTGAAACACTGGCTTTATATGAAGGAGGTTTTGATTGTGGCGGAGTGGACAGCCCTTAA
- a CDS encoding 3-hydroxyacyl-CoA dehydrogenase, translating to MQEIKTVLIVGSGTMGRKIAFLTAAAGFDTRIYDISEKALADAQKGVERIVRRAVTRGAIAASEEEGVLARISSFTDMALAAKDADFISESIPEDPALKGRVFGELNKLCPAHAIFTTNTSSLMPSMFADATGRPDRFAALHFHNPEVDRIVDIMPHPGTSKETMAAIQDFVKAIRMIPIEMHRENPGYVFNSMFMSLLGSALTLAARGVASPEDVDRSWMGVMQMPIGPFGMMDQVGLETVWKITDYWASVTKASQAKANADYLKPFVDEGKLGAKTGTGFYTYPAPVWGQPDFLEGGLASG from the coding sequence ATGCAGGAAATCAAGACGGTGCTCATTGTGGGCAGTGGTACCATGGGAAGGAAAATTGCCTTTTTAACGGCAGCGGCAGGTTTTGATACCCGGATTTATGATATCAGTGAGAAGGCCCTTGCTGATGCGCAGAAGGGTGTGGAGCGGATAGTCAGAAGGGCCGTTACCAGAGGTGCAATTGCTGCTTCAGAGGAAGAGGGGGTTCTGGCCCGTATCTCTTCTTTTACGGACATGGCTCTGGCTGCAAAAGACGCGGATTTCATCAGTGAATCCATACCCGAAGATCCTGCCCTTAAAGGACGCGTTTTTGGTGAACTGAATAAGTTGTGCCCGGCACATGCTATCTTCACCACTAATACCTCTTCCCTCATGCCCTCCATGTTTGCCGATGCCACAGGCAGACCGGATCGTTTTGCCGCCCTGCATTTCCATAATCCTGAGGTAGACCGCATCGTGGATATCATGCCCCATCCCGGCACCTCAAAGGAAACCATGGCAGCCATACAGGATTTTGTGAAGGCCATCCGTATGATTCCCATTGAAATGCACAGGGAAAATCCGGGTTATGTCTTTAACTCCATGTTCATGTCCCTGCTGGGCTCGGCCCTTACACTGGCGGCAAGGGGGGTTGCCAGCCCTGAGGATGTGGACCGCTCCTGGATGGGTGTGATGCAGATGCCCATAGGTCCCTTTGGTATGATGGATCAGGTGGGGCTTGAGACCGTTTGGAAAATTACCGATTACTGGGCTTCCGTTACCAAGGCTTCTCAGGCAAAGGCCAATGCGGATTACCTGAAGCCCTTTGTGGATGAAGGAAAGCTTGGGGCAAAAACAGGTACGGGTTTTTATACCTATCCAGCTCCTGTCTGGGGACAGCCGGATTTCCTTGAAGGTGGTCTGGCTTCCGGCTGA
- the nifU gene encoding Fe-S cluster assembly protein NifU: MWDYTDKVREHFLNPKNVGEVENPDGIGEVGSIACGDALKLTFRLGEDKTITEAKFKTFGCASAIASSSALTEMIIGKTLEEAEKISNENIAEFLGGLPKEKIHCSVMGQEALEKAIAYYRGEPEKVLEGEIICHCFNVTDVDIQRAVKEKGLKTLEDVTGYLKAGGGCGNCHEEISNIIKASQGISIMEPKKPAAGLTNLQKIRKIEETLEVEIKPALIRDGGNIELVDVDGNRVLVRLQGACATCPRSRITLKDHVEARLRNLVAHDLVVEEA, translated from the coding sequence ATGTGGGATTACACAGACAAGGTTCGGGAACACTTTCTGAACCCAAAAAACGTCGGCGAAGTAGAAAATCCGGACGGAATCGGTGAAGTAGGCTCCATTGCCTGCGGCGATGCCCTGAAACTAACCTTCCGCCTTGGAGAAGATAAAACCATTACCGAAGCTAAATTCAAAACCTTTGGCTGTGCCAGTGCCATTGCATCTTCCTCCGCACTCACGGAAATGATCATAGGCAAGACCCTGGAGGAAGCCGAAAAAATCAGCAACGAAAACATAGCAGAGTTTCTAGGCGGTCTTCCCAAGGAAAAGATTCACTGCTCGGTCATGGGACAGGAAGCTCTGGAAAAAGCCATTGCCTACTACAGGGGCGAGCCGGAAAAGGTACTGGAAGGAGAAATTATCTGCCACTGCTTTAACGTGACAGACGTGGACATCCAGAGGGCCGTGAAGGAAAAGGGCCTGAAAACCTTAGAGGATGTCACAGGCTACCTCAAGGCCGGTGGCGGCTGCGGCAACTGCCACGAAGAAATTTCAAATATCATCAAAGCAAGTCAGGGAATCTCCATTATGGAGCCGAAAAAACCGGCTGCCGGACTGACCAATCTCCAGAAAATACGTAAAATTGAAGAAACCCTTGAAGTCGAAATCAAACCGGCACTGATAAGGGATGGCGGCAATATTGAACTGGTGGACGTGGACGGCAACCGGGTACTGGTTCGTCTTCAGGGTGCCTGTGCCACCTGCCCCAGAAGCCGTATAACCCTGAAAGACCACGTGGAAGCCAGACTGCGTAACCTCGTGGCCCATGACCTTGTGGTGGAGGAGGCCTGA
- a CDS encoding nucleotidyltransferase domain-containing protein yields the protein MTETIEALKKEIIRCLQPMDPEKVILFGSHASGTATEDSDIDLYIVTKDNFIPSTWEEKRKLARRYSRSIQDIRKRRGIDLIVHTRTMSENFIKTNSSFSREIHEKGQQLL from the coding sequence ATGACGGAAACCATCGAAGCCCTGAAAAAAGAAATTATCCGTTGCCTTCAGCCCATGGACCCGGAAAAGGTAATCCTTTTCGGAAGTCATGCCTCCGGGACAGCTACGGAGGACAGTGACATTGATCTTTACATTGTCACAAAGGACAATTTCATCCCTTCCACATGGGAAGAAAAAAGAAAACTGGCAAGGCGTTACTCCCGTTCCATACAGGATATCCGAAAAAGACGAGGGATTGATCTCATTGTCCACACCCGCACCATGAGCGAAAATTTTATCAAAACAAACAGCTCTTTTTCCAGGGAAATCCACGAGAAAGGACAACAACTTTTATGA
- a CDS encoding PaaI family thioesterase produces MAEWTALKNIDPHCFACGQGNAHGLHMRFFSDGERVRSRLIIPGHLRGWHTLVHGGVLATILDEAMSWAAIHLTGRFILTQEMTVRFKKPVRIEEEVRVESCVAERISPRKALLKAEIRNSSGDICAESSGVFALFTAEAFTRMNLVPENMLDAMNQSMWRSA; encoded by the coding sequence GTGGCGGAGTGGACAGCCCTTAAAAATATAGATCCCCATTGTTTTGCCTGTGGTCAGGGAAATGCCCACGGGCTGCATATGCGTTTTTTCTCCGATGGAGAGAGGGTCCGTTCCCGTCTCATCATCCCTGGACATCTTCGGGGCTGGCATACTCTGGTGCATGGGGGTGTACTGGCCACCATACTGGATGAAGCCATGAGCTGGGCTGCCATCCATCTGACCGGGCGTTTTATACTGACCCAGGAGATGACCGTGCGCTTTAAGAAGCCGGTGCGCATTGAAGAGGAGGTTCGGGTGGAAAGCTGTGTGGCGGAACGTATCTCTCCCAGAAAGGCACTATTAAAGGCTGAAATCCGAAACAGTTCCGGAGATATCTGTGCGGAAAGCTCCGGTGTCTTTGCCCTGTTCACGGCGGAGGCTTTTACTCGGATGAATCTTGTGCCGGAGAATATGCTGGATGCCATGAACCAAAGTATGTGGAGGAGTGCATGA
- a CDS encoding patatin-like phospholipase family protein has product MKSLLFLAGPRAYQRIRSQGFSVGDVRLVLGASGAAKWLGIHGLDAAVFGGFLSKASRPVPLFGTSIGAWKLAAAARKDSRAAFDFLAHAYIHQFYKKPVRRRHVDQEALRIVDAFLPPGAAREILSHPVFRLHLSVIRCRGGLASENPLALALGLGMAFTVNMKGRPAYVRRFERVVFHDPREEGLVHGGFQGVTPVPLASENLRAALLATGSIPFLMSGVSGIPGAGEGIFRDGGLVDYHPLPPGPMEDGIALYPHFYPEVVPGWFDKKNMKRRASATELSDVLLLAPSPEYLEKLPYGRIPDRRDFKQFEGDDAGRLGFWKRAVAESQRLGDAFLEAWEKGRIEDLVQPIAD; this is encoded by the coding sequence ATGAAATCCCTTCTTTTTCTGGCTGGTCCAAGGGCTTACCAGCGTATTCGCAGTCAGGGTTTTTCTGTGGGTGACGTGCGGCTGGTTCTGGGTGCTTCGGGTGCGGCCAAGTGGCTGGGTATCCATGGGCTGGATGCGGCGGTTTTTGGTGGTTTTCTTTCTAAGGCCTCCCGTCCCGTTCCCCTTTTCGGAACCAGTATCGGTGCATGGAAGCTGGCTGCAGCGGCAAGAAAGGATTCAAGGGCTGCCTTTGATTTTCTGGCCCATGCCTATATTCATCAGTTTTATAAAAAGCCTGTGCGCAGGCGGCATGTGGATCAGGAAGCCCTGCGCATTGTGGATGCTTTTTTGCCGCCGGGGGCTGCCAGAGAAATCCTTTCCCACCCTGTTTTCAGGCTGCATCTTTCCGTTATCCGGTGCCGGGGGGGGCTGGCTTCGGAAAATCCATTGGCTCTGGCCTTAGGTCTGGGCATGGCCTTCACGGTTAATATGAAGGGACGGCCTGCCTATGTTCGTCGGTTTGAGCGGGTAGTCTTCCATGATCCCCGGGAAGAGGGACTGGTGCATGGAGGTTTTCAGGGGGTAACGCCTGTGCCTCTGGCTTCGGAGAATCTGCGTGCGGCCCTGCTGGCCACGGGCTCCATTCCCTTTCTCATGAGTGGTGTGTCAGGAATTCCCGGTGCGGGTGAAGGAATCTTTCGGGACGGTGGACTTGTGGATTATCATCCTCTGCCGCCCGGCCCCATGGAAGACGGCATTGCCCTTTATCCCCATTTTTATCCTGAGGTGGTACCTGGCTGGTTTGACAAAAAGAATATGAAACGAAGGGCCTCAGCCACGGAACTCAGTGACGTGCTCCTTCTTGCTCCCTCCCCTGAGTATTTGGAAAAACTGCCCTATGGTCGGATTCCCGACCGCAGGGACTTTAAACAGTTTGAAGGCGATGATGCAGGGAGACTGGGTTTCTGGAAAAGGGCCGTGGCGGAAAGTCAGCGCCTGGGAGACGCCTTTCTTGAGGCATGGGAAAAGGGTCGCATTGAAGATCTGGTGCAGCCAATTGCGGATTAA